One Thalassotalea sediminis DNA segment encodes these proteins:
- a CDS encoding XrtA/PEP-CTERM system-associated ATPase: MYEHYYGFKEKPFQLSPDPRFFFASSHHQRALSYLQYGLDQGEGFIVITGPIGTGKTTIARNLLSQIGDESIVAAQLVTTKLDPQELLALVVSEFHIECKSDSKADLIQAIEQFLISLNKQGKRALLIVDEAQNLPSETVEELRMLSNFQLDNKPLIQSFLLGQEELKPIIQAPNMEQFRQRIIASAHLKPLSVEEVKEYINYRLQQAGCNRDNLFSESAFELIHEKTLGVPRKINIFVDRLLLFGFLEELEVFSAESIVTVAEEMEVELTGSLNNSELQNPKAAQQVVVNSTDNVEHIKEVLRDVEEILESSIKQKIKMARYVDKLLKQKSRQYAEQNTDS, encoded by the coding sequence ATGTATGAGCATTATTATGGCTTTAAAGAAAAGCCATTCCAGTTAAGTCCTGATCCGCGGTTTTTCTTTGCATCGAGTCATCATCAGCGAGCATTATCATATTTACAGTATGGCTTAGATCAAGGTGAAGGCTTTATTGTTATTACAGGGCCTATAGGCACTGGAAAAACGACGATTGCCAGAAATTTACTTAGTCAAATTGGTGATGAAAGTATTGTTGCAGCTCAACTTGTAACAACTAAATTAGATCCGCAGGAACTACTAGCGCTAGTCGTGTCAGAATTTCACATTGAGTGTAAAAGTGACAGTAAAGCTGACTTAATTCAAGCGATTGAACAATTTTTAATCTCATTGAATAAGCAAGGCAAGCGTGCGTTATTGATCGTGGATGAAGCGCAAAATTTACCCTCTGAAACCGTTGAAGAGTTGCGCATGTTGTCAAATTTTCAACTTGATAATAAGCCACTAATCCAGAGCTTCTTATTAGGTCAAGAAGAGCTTAAGCCTATTATCCAAGCGCCAAATATGGAGCAATTTAGACAGCGTATTATAGCGTCTGCTCATCTCAAGCCCTTATCTGTTGAAGAAGTGAAAGAGTATATCAACTATCGGTTACAACAAGCGGGCTGTAATCGAGACAATTTATTTTCAGAAAGTGCCTTTGAGCTTATTCATGAAAAAACACTCGGCGTACCGAGAAAAATTAATATTTTTGTAGACAGATTGTTGTTATTTGGCTTTTTAGAAGAGCTTGAGGTGTTTAGTGCCGAATCCATTGTAACTGTTGCAGAAGAAATGGAAGTTGAACTGACAGGTTCATTAAACAATTCGGAGCTACAAAACCCGAAAGCAGCACAGCAAGTGGTTGTTAACTCAACAGATAATGTTGAACATATTAAAGAAGTGCTCAGAGACGTTGAAGAAATTTTAGAGTCATCGATCAAGCAAAAAATAAAAATGGCTCGTTATGTCGACAAATTGTTAAAGCAGAAAAGTCGTCAATATGCAGAGCAAAATACCGATTCTTGA
- the prsT gene encoding XrtA/PEP-CTERM system TPR-repeat protein PrsT, with the protein MISKKTALSLAVMLALTACGDKLTVEDYLAQAKQHQTENKLKESEIALKNAIQLAPKNAEARVSLGKLYLSLGNSASAIKELERGQSLKYKGRDLVPLLARAYLIADDNAGVIGLSEAADKLPEDQRVIYLSYKTLALIETGETKEARITAKAASKLLPANPHAVLANAYIAMVDDESERASALVDKSLQLDPENPEGHMFQGQIFIAQGNFDDAAKSFEKYLALQPESNLTLLLLADTLVKTDRYLEAEKYADTILAAMSEQPVANYVKAVVRFAEKDYEQALKYAEVGLTTQYMKPHLRLVAGASAFYLAKYEQANFHLGTIVDQLTPEHSARKMYAVSQFHVGKIENITDSLQSYVPVSEEDQEFMSSLSFSLYSMGATEQAKMVADRVSQSSLDSAKSSGRKGILKLMMDDISGVDDLEAALEKNPDLVGAELALAYVALEQKEYDKAIEIAQNWQAKYPDKADGYNMLAAVYVRQGDLEKAKSVLMQSLENAPNNAFALTELTSVYVKQGNKKDAKETAQKAVTQHPNNLKALHNNYALFRNEAALAAIKKSFDTVEYKNNIAPLYMQALLDGDNVQAMLNVVDELTLDFKTPKRVWQLQVFAYHKLQKGARIKETLDKWTKANPYHVEPIFLLADYYVKSKKPALALDTINDALNGIHANNTNLKLVKMQLLLDNRNTSEAKRLFKELESASIDENLAAGINGRILLLEGKFEEAIDGLEQYYNAYPTSQNAVLLALAHSRSNDSASAIAGLEKHLEKNENDYAARNLLANYYVQQDKSKALKQYESLVKSQPLNVVALNNLAWLSLENNDIEKAASYAKKAYDLAPKVPNIADTYAKTLFAQGDKRGALDKSKEAYDLTNGKDVDISLNYAEILIAGKEKALAKEILQNQEVTSDEQRERIKKLLDQLYKL; encoded by the coding sequence ATGATAAGTAAAAAAACCGCATTGTCATTGGCGGTCATGTTAGCTTTAACAGCCTGTGGCGACAAGCTTACTGTTGAAGATTACCTTGCACAAGCCAAACAACATCAAACAGAAAATAAGCTTAAAGAATCTGAAATCGCGTTAAAAAATGCCATTCAATTAGCACCTAAAAATGCTGAAGCACGTGTTAGTTTAGGTAAGCTTTACTTATCACTTGGTAATAGCGCGAGCGCTATTAAAGAACTAGAACGCGGTCAGTCGCTAAAATATAAAGGTCGTGATCTTGTACCACTATTAGCACGCGCTTACCTTATAGCAGATGATAATGCCGGTGTTATTGGCTTATCTGAGGCTGCAGATAAACTGCCAGAAGATCAACGTGTTATTTACTTGTCTTATAAAACGTTAGCGCTTATAGAAACAGGTGAAACAAAAGAAGCAAGAATAACGGCTAAAGCGGCAAGTAAGTTGTTGCCTGCCAATCCTCATGCAGTACTCGCAAATGCGTATATAGCCATGGTCGATGATGAGTCAGAACGTGCCAGTGCGTTGGTTGATAAAAGCTTACAATTGGATCCTGAAAATCCAGAAGGGCATATGTTTCAAGGGCAAATTTTTATTGCCCAAGGTAACTTTGATGATGCGGCAAAAAGCTTTGAAAAGTACTTGGCACTTCAGCCCGAATCAAATTTGACGCTACTGCTGCTAGCAGATACGTTGGTTAAAACAGATCGTTACCTTGAAGCTGAAAAATATGCTGACACTATCTTAGCGGCAATGTCGGAGCAACCAGTGGCGAATTATGTTAAAGCCGTGGTTAGGTTCGCTGAGAAAGATTACGAACAGGCGTTAAAGTATGCAGAAGTAGGATTAACAACGCAATATATGAAGCCTCATTTACGCTTGGTTGCCGGTGCTAGTGCCTTTTATTTAGCCAAATATGAACAAGCTAATTTTCACCTCGGTACTATTGTTGATCAGTTAACACCCGAACATTCAGCACGAAAAATGTATGCGGTCAGTCAATTCCATGTCGGAAAAATTGAAAATATCACTGACTCGTTACAAAGTTACGTACCGGTCTCTGAAGAAGATCAGGAGTTTATGTCTTCGCTAAGTTTTAGCCTATATAGCATGGGAGCGACAGAACAAGCTAAAATGGTTGCTGATAGGGTTTCACAGTCTTCTTTAGATTCAGCAAAGTCATCAGGTCGTAAGGGTATTTTAAAACTTATGATGGATGATATTTCTGGCGTAGACGACCTAGAAGCTGCACTTGAGAAAAATCCAGATTTAGTTGGCGCTGAATTAGCTCTTGCCTATGTAGCCTTAGAGCAAAAGGAATATGATAAAGCGATAGAAATAGCGCAAAACTGGCAAGCTAAATATCCAGATAAAGCTGACGGATACAATATGTTGGCGGCTGTCTATGTAAGACAAGGGGATTTGGAAAAAGCAAAAAGTGTTTTGATGCAAAGCCTTGAAAATGCACCCAACAATGCTTTTGCGCTAACTGAACTTACGTCTGTTTACGTTAAACAGGGTAATAAGAAAGACGCAAAAGAAACTGCACAAAAAGCCGTTACTCAGCACCCTAATAATCTTAAAGCGTTGCATAATAACTATGCACTGTTTCGCAATGAAGCGGCGTTAGCAGCGATTAAAAAGTCATTTGATACGGTTGAATATAAAAATAATATTGCACCACTTTATATGCAAGCGTTGTTAGATGGAGACAACGTTCAAGCAATGCTCAATGTTGTTGATGAGCTAACACTTGATTTTAAAACGCCTAAGAGAGTCTGGCAATTACAAGTGTTTGCTTATCATAAGCTGCAAAAAGGCGCGCGTATTAAAGAAACTTTAGATAAGTGGACTAAAGCAAACCCTTATCACGTTGAACCTATCTTTTTGCTTGCTGATTATTATGTTAAATCAAAAAAACCAGCACTTGCGCTTGATACGATCAATGATGCTTTAAATGGCATTCACGCGAATAACACTAATCTTAAATTAGTAAAGATGCAGCTGTTACTTGATAACCGTAACACTAGTGAAGCAAAGCGTTTGTTTAAAGAACTTGAATCAGCTTCTATCGATGAAAACCTCGCAGCAGGCATAAATGGGCGAATTTTGCTATTGGAAGGTAAGTTTGAAGAGGCGATTGATGGTTTAGAGCAGTATTATAATGCGTACCCGACAAGCCAAAATGCAGTCTTACTGGCGTTGGCGCACAGTCGTTCTAACGATAGTGCCAGTGCCATTGCTGGATTAGAAAAACACCTTGAAAAGAATGAAAACGACTACGCTGCTCGTAATTTGTTGGCTAATTACTATGTTCAGCAAGATAAGTCGAAGGCACTGAAACAATATGAATCATTAGTTAAATCTCAGCCACTCAATGTTGTTGCGTTAAATAATTTAGCATGGTTGTCGCTAGAAAATAATGACATTGAAAAAGCCGCTAGCTATGCAAAAAAAGCGTATGATCTTGCACCTAAAGTGCCTAATATCGCTGATACCTACGCCAAAACGTTGTTTGCTCAAGGTGATAAGCGTGGCGCGTTAGATAAGTCAAAAGAAGCATATGACTTAACTAACGGTAAAGACGTAGATATTTCGTTAAATTA